In Streptomyces pluripotens, the genomic window CGTCCCGGACGCAGCTTGTGGTCTCAGTCCTCGCGCAGGGCGCGGACCGCCTCCTCCACGCGCCTGCCGTACTCCGGGTCGGCGGCGTGGAAGTGGGCCAGGTTCTTCTCGATCACGTCGTCGCGGGAGACTTGCGAGAGGCCGCCGGCGATGTTGGCGATCAGACGGGACTTCTCCTCCGCGGACATCAGCCGGTACAACTCGCCGGCCTGGTAGAAGGCGTCGTCCTTGGTGTGGAGCGGGGCCTCGTGGGTGCCGCTGTGGCCGTTCACCGCGAGCGGGGCCGACAGGGGGCGGCCGGTCTCCACCGGGCCGTCGTAGGAGTTCGGCTCGTAGTTCTTGGCGTGCCGCCCCTGGGAGTTGAGCGCCATGTGGCCGTCGCGGCCGTAGTTCTGGGCGCCGCCCGGCACCGCCTTCGGGGCGTTCACCGGGAGCTGGGTGTGGTTCACGCCGAGCCGGTAGCGATGGGCGTCCGCGTAGGCGAACAGGCGGCCCTGGAGCATCTTGTCCGGGGACGGTCCGATGCCGGGCACGAAGTTGTTCGGGGAGAACGCGGCCTGCTCGACTTCGGCGAAGACGTTGTCCGGGTTGCGGTCCAGGACCAGGCGGCCCACGCGCTGCAGCGGGTAGTCCCGGTGCGGCCACACCTTGGTCAGGTCGAACGGGTTGAAGCGGTAGTCCGCCGCCTCGGCCGCAGGCATGAGCTGGACGTACAGCGTCCAGGACGGGTGGACCCCGCGCTCAATCGCCTGGAGCAGGTCGGTCTGGTGCGAACTGGGGTCCTTGCCCGCGGTCTCCGCGGCCTGCTCGCTGCTCAGACAGCGGATGCCCTGATTGGTCTTGAAGTGGTACTTGACGAAGAAGGCCTCGCCCGCGGTGTTCGTCCACTGGTAGGTGTGCGAGCCGTAGCCGTTCATGTGGCGGTAGGACGCGGGGATGCCGCGGTCACCCATTAGCCAGGTCACCTGGTGCGTCGCCTCGGGGGCGTGGGCCCAGAAGTCCCAGACGTTGTCCGGCTCCTGCTTGCCGGTGAACGGGTCCCGCTTCTGCGAGTGGATGAAATCGGGGAACTTGATCGGGTCCTTGATGAAGAACACCGGGGTGTTGTTGCCGACGAGGTCGTAGTTGCCCTGCTCGGTGTAGAACTTCACCGCGAAGCCGCGCGGGTCGCGGACGGCGTCCGCGCCGCCGAGGGAGTCGGCGACCGTGGAGAAGCGCACGAACACCTCGGTGCGCTTGCCGATCTCGCTGAGGAAGTCGGCGTGGGTGAAGCTGGTGACGTCGTCCGTCACCTCGAAGTGACCGTAGGCGCCGGAGCCACGGGCGTGCACCACGCGCTCCGGGATGCGCTCGCGGTTGAAGCGCGCGAGCTTCTCCAGGAGGTGTTGGTCCTGGATCAGCAGCGGGCCGCCGACGCCGGCGGAGGTGGAGTTCTGGTTGTCTGCGACTGGTGCGCCAGACTCCGTGGTGAGAGTTCGCGCCTTGAACACGCGCATCGACATCGGGACCTTCCGTGCGAGAGGGCAGCGGGAATCTGCGGAATCCTGGAATTTTCGGAATCAGACTTCCGCTTTATGGAGCTTTCGCTGGCGTGAGCCTAGATTTGGGCGGACGAGACGTCAACAGTTTGTTGAATTTGATTCCGGGCGGCGCCGACGCCTGGGCGCGACAGGACTGGTGTCGGCGGCGGCGCCGCCCGGAAGTCTGGGGCGGGTCAGAGCTGGGCGCCGGAGAGGCGCTCCACGGCCCGCAGCAAGGCCGAGTGGTCCAGGCCTCCGTCACCCTGGGCGCGCAGCGAGGCGACCAGTTGGGCGACCACGGCACCGACCGGCAGGGCGGCGCCGACGTTGCGGGCGGCGTCGGTGACGATGCCCATGTCCTTGTGGTGCAGGTCGATGCGGAAGCCCGGCTTGAAGTCCCGACCCAGGAAGTTGTCCTTCTTGCGGGTCAGTACGGTGGAACCCGCCAGTCCGCCGTTGAGCACGTCCAGCGCGGCCTCCAGGTCCACCCCCGACTTCTCCAGGAAGACCACCGCCTCGGCGCACGCCTGGATGTTCACGGCGACGATCAGCTGGTTGGCGGCCTTCACGGTCTGGCCGGAGCCGTGTGGGCCGCACCGCACGATGGTCTTGCCGAGGGCCTCGAACACCGGCCTGGCCTGCTCGAAGTCGGCCTGCTCGCCACCGACCATGATCGACAACACTGCCTCGACGGCGCCGGCCTCGCCACCGGACACCGGGGCGTCCAGGACCCGGATGCCCTTGTCCCTGGCGGCGGTGGCCAGGTCGACGGAGGTCTGCGGGGTGATCGAGGACATGTCGATCAGCAGGGCGCCCTTCCGGGCGTTCTCCAGGATGCCGTCCGGGCCGTAGGAGATGGCCTCGACCTGCGGGGAGGCGGGCACCATCGTGACGATCACGTCGGCGTCCCGGACCGCCTCCGCCAGGGAGCCGGCCGCGGTGCCGCCGGCGGCGGCCAGCCGGTCCAGCTTCTCCTGCTCCAAGGTGAACCCGGTGACCTGGTAGCCCGCCTTGATCAGGTTCTCGGACATGGGGGAGCCCATGATGCCGAGACCGATCCACGCGATCTTGGGGAGGGTGTTGCTCATCGGATGCCTCTCTCGCTGCTCTGCTGTGTCAAGGGGGTTCAGCGCGCTTCGCGCGGGAGCCACTCGAAGGTCTCGGCGCTCGGGCGGTCGCCGGGCTTGTACTCCAGTCCGACCCAGCCGTCGTAGCCGGCCTTCCTCAGTCGGTCGAGCAGCTCCTCCAGCGGGAGTGAGCCCGTCCCGGGGGCGCCGCGGCCGGGGTTGTCGGCGATCTGTACATGGCCGGTCTTCGCCGCGTACTGCTCGATCACCGACGGCAGGTCCTCGCCGTTCATCGACAGGTGGTACAGGTCCATGAGAAATTTCGCGTTCCGCAGCCCCGTCGTCGCGTTGACCCGGTCGACGACCTCCACCGCCGCGGGCGCCGACACCAGCGGGTACGACGGTGACTCGGGCTGGTTCAGCGCCTCGACCAGCAGGATCGCGCCGATCCGGTCGGCGGCCTGTGCGGCGAGCACCAGGTTCTCCAGGGCGAGGGCGTCCTGCTCGGCCGGGTCCACGCCCTCGACGCGGTTGCCGTACAGGGCGTTGAGGGCCTTGCAGTCGAGGGAAGCGGCGAAGTCGGCGGTCACCTCGATGTTGGCGCGGAACCTCTCCGCCTCCGCGCCGGGGACGGACAGTGCGCCGCGGTCCGGGCCCGGCAGTCGTCCCGCGTAGAAGTTCAGCCCCGTGAGGTGGACGCCCGCGTCCTCGATCGCCTTCTTCAGGGCGTCGAGTTGGCGCTGGTCGGGGGTCGGGGAGTCGATCCAGGGCCACCACAGTTCGACCGCGGTGAAGCCCGACGCCGCGGCTGCCGCGGGGCGCTCCAGGAGCGGGAGTTCCGTGAAGAGGATCGACAGGTTGACGTTGAAGCGCTGGTCTGCGAATCCCATTCGGGCCGCGCTCCCTTCCGTATCAAGATTCCATATTGCGGAAGTTCGTTTCTGCTTAATGGAAGATTGCCGTCGGGTGTCGTCGCTTGTCAAGGGGTGCCCCGCGAGCCGCACGGCCCCGGACCGGGCAGGACTGCCCGAAAGTCGCGCCGCGCGTTAGGTTGAGCGCGTGCGATTGAGAGTGGAGTTCACGACCGAGCCCTTCGACCTGGACGAGGCGCCCGCGCACGCCCTGGCGGCGCGGCGGATCATCGAGGCAGCCGAACTCGACGCCGTGGACGTCGGCCCGTTCGGCAACACCGCCGAGGGGGACGCCGACCGGGTGCTCACGGCTGTGGACGCGCTACTGCGCAAGAGCCTGGAGGCCGGTGCCACCCGGGTCTCGCTCCAGGTCAACGTGATCGGGGGCGGGGAAGGGGAGGGTAACAGATGACCGGGGACGAGCCCTTCATCGCGGCCGTGAAACCGCTGGTCGACGCGATGGGTGGGGAACTGCTTCCACCGGACGAGGCCGGCCCCGAGGACGTCGTCCTGGCCTGGGAGGGGGCCGACGCCGTCGCCGTGCGCCTGCCTCAGCTGGCCGATTCCCTCGACCACATCCTGGCTGCCATGGAACGCAGGCGGGGGCGACCGCTGGCGGACCTGGACCGCAAGTCCAAGCAGGAAGTCGTGCGCATCCTGGAAGCCCGCGGGGCCTTCGCCGTGCGGCACGGTGTGGAGACCGTGGCGAGCGCGCTCGGCGTCAGCCGCTTCACCGTCTACAACTACCTCAACCGGGAGAAGGGGGCCTGATCGGCGAGGCTGCGCCGTCCCCTGGAAGTCGGCGGGCTTGTTACGCAGAATTTTCAACAAAGTGTTGACGTCGTGTTTCCGAGGGCGTTAGCTATCGGCAGCCCGTTCAGCACGAAGGCCCATCGCGGCCACGGAGGCTCCCGTGACGTCGACTTCCACGCCCTCGGGTCTGGCCCGGTTCAACGATCTGGAGGACAGCGCGGCCTTCGCAACCCTTCACGAGGCGTGCGCGTCCGCCGCATGGGCCCGACAACTACTCGCCGCCCGCCCCTACGCCACCCTGGAGGACCTCTACGCCGCCAGCGACGCCGCCATGGCCGAGCTGACGACCGCGGACCTGGAGGAGGCGATGGCCGGGCATCCGCCGATCGGGCGCCCCAGGCCCGGCGACCCGGCCTCGGCACGCGAACAGCGCGGCATGGCCGGCGCCTCGGAGGAACTCAAGGCCGAGATGCTCGAACTCAACCTGACGTACCAGGAGAGGTTCGGCCACGTCTTCCTCATCTGCGCCACCGGCAGGACCGGCGAGCAGATGCGGGACGCAGCCAGGGAGCGGATCGACAACGCGCCGGAGAAGGAGCGGGAGATCGTCCGCACCGAGCTGGGAAAGATCAACCGCATCCGACTGGCCCGACTCGTCGAAGAGGACGCCTGACACCATGAGCACCAGCACCACCACCTCCGTGTCCACGCACATCCTGGACACCTCCGTCGGCCGTCCCGCGGAGAGCGTCGCCGTTCACCTTTCCGCCCGGACCGGGCGGGGAACGGACTGGCAGGCGCTCGGCGGCTCCGCGACCGACGCTGACGGCCGGTGCAAGGACCTGCCGGCGCTGCCGGAAGGGACCACCCACGTACGGCTGGACTTCGCCGTCGAGCCGTATTTCGAGAAGAAGCAAGCCGATGCGCAGCAGGACGCCCCCGCGAATCGGGACAGCGGTGCGCAGTCCGTGTTCTTCCCGGAGGTGGCGATCACGTTCGCCGTGGTCCCCGGGGAGCACTACCACGTACCGCTGCTGCTCAACCCGTTCGGCTACTCCGTTTACCGAGGGAGCTAGCAGACACATGGCAGAAAATTCCCGCCCGGCCCGCCCTGTGGTCCTGGGACAGAACCAGTACGGCAAGGCCGAGAACCGAGTGGTCAAGATCACGCGGGACGGCGCCACCCACCACATCAAGGACCTCAACGTCTCCGTGGCGCTCAGCGGCGACATGGACGACGTCCACTACTCCGGCTCCAACGCCCACGTCCTGCCCACCGACACCACCAAGAACACGGTGTTCGCGAAGGCCAGGGAACACGGCATCGAGTCCGCCGAGCAGTTCGGTATCCACCTCGCCCGCCACTTCGTCACCTCGCAAGAGGTGATCCACCGGGCGCGGATCCGCATCGAGGAGTACGCCTGGGAGCGGATCGAGTCCTCCGACGCCAACTCCAAGTTCATCGGCGCCGACGAGGTCAAGCACTCCTTCGTCCGCAAGGGCCAGGAGACCCGCCTGACCGAGATCACCTACGACGGCGAGCAGTGGCAGGTCATCTCCGGCCTCAAGGACCTGACGGTGTTGAACTCGACCAACTCCGAGTTCTGGGGCTACATCAAGGACAAGTACACGACCCTCCAGGAGGCCTACGACCGCATCCTGGCCACATCGGTCGCGGCCCAGTGGCGGTTCAACTGGACCGACGACGAGCAGAAGATGCCCAACTGGGAGAAGTCCTACGAGCAGGTCAGGAAACACATGCTCCAGGCCTTCGCCGAGACTTACTCGCTCTCGCTGCAGCAGACGCTGTATCAGATGGGCTCGCGCATCATCAACAACCGCAGCGAGATCGACGAGGTCCGCTTCTCGCTGCCCAACAAGCACCACTTCCTCGTCGACCTGGAGCCCTTCGGGCTGAAGAACGACAACGAGGTGTACTTCGCCGCCGACCGCCCCTACGGCCTCATCGAGGGCACGGTCGTGCGCGATGGCTGTGAGGCCCGTATCCCGGTCGACATGACCAATCTCTGACGCGGGACGCGCGCCCCGGCCCCGTCACCGAGGCCGGGGCGCCGCACACCGGAGGGAACGAAATGGCACAGCCTGCGAACGGGGCCGCCACGGCACACCGCGACGGCTCGGGTCGCCTCCCGTTCCGGCCGATCGCCGTCAGCGGCATCCGTGCGCCGTCCCGGGCGGCACCGGACGACGGTTCCCGCTTCGTCGAGGCCGCCGCGGCGCTCGGCGCCGGCAGCGCTCCGCCGTCAGCGCCGGCCTTCCACACCGACTTCCCGGCCCGGGCGCAAACCCGGGCGCGAACCCCGTCCGGCCCCGCGATCGACGCTGACGTGCTCGTCACGGCCCCGTTCAACCTGTTCTTCCACCACCTCGGCACCCGGAGCCACCCTGCTCCGGCACTCAAATCCTCCTAGGGTCCTGCCGTGCCCTCCCCGTGGACACTCCCCCTCCACGGGCCGCCACCGAAAGACAAGGAAGCACGATGGCACCATCGGCAGCCCAGCGCATCGTCATCGAGAACTGCGCGATCGCGACCGTGGACGCGGGCGACACGGAGTACGCCCGCGGGCACCTGGTCCTCGCCGGCAACCGGATCGAGTCGGTTGGCGCGGGCCGTGCCCCCGAAGGCCTGGAGAACGTGGTGCGCCGGATCGACGCGAGCGGCCATCTGGCCACGCCCGGACTGGTCAACACCCACCACCACTTCTACCAGTGGATCACCCGGGGCCTGGCCACCGACCACAACCTGTTCAACTGGCTGGTCGCGCTCTACCCCACCTGGGCGCGCATCGACGAGCAGATGACCTACTCGGCCGCACAGGGGTCCCTCGCCATGATGGCCCGCGGTGGTGTCACCACGGCCATGGACCACCACTACGTCTTCCCGCATGGTTCCGGCGACCTGTCCGGTTCGATCATCAAGGCCGCCGCCGAGATGGGCGTGCGCTTCACCCTGGCACGCGGCTCGATGGACCGCAGTGAGAAGGACGGAGGCCTGCCGCCGGACTTCGCCGTCGAGACGCTTCAGGGCGCCCTCGCGGCGACGGAGGAGACCGTCAGGAAGCACCACGATCCCTCCTTCGACGCCATGACGCAGGTGGCGGTCGCCCCCTGCTCGCCGTTCTCCGTCTCCACCGAACTCATGCGCGAGGGCGCTGAACTGGCCCGCCGGCTGGGCGTACGCCTGCACACCCACGGTTCGGAGACCGTAGAGGAGGAGAAGTTCTGCCACGAACTGTTCGGCATGGGCCCGACCGACTACTTCGAGTCCACGGGCTGGCTCGGTGCCGATGTGTGGATGGCGCACTGCGTCCACATGACCGACTCCGACATCGCCGCCTTCGCCCGTACGAAGACCGGTGTCGCCCACTGCCCCTCCTCCAACGCCCGGCTCGCGGCCGGGATCGCCCGCGTCCCCGACATGCTCAGGGCGGGCGTCCCGGTGGGCCTCGGCGTCGACGGCACCGCCTCCAACGAGTCCGGCGAACTCCACACCGAACTGCGCAACGCCCTGTTGATCAACCGCCTCGGCCCGCACCGCGAGGCCGCGTTGAACGCCCGCCAGGCGCTGCGGCTCGGTACCTACGGGGGTGCCCAGGTTCTCGGCCGGGCGGAACAGACCGGCTCGCTGGAGCCGGGCAAGCTGGCCGACCTGGTGCTGTGGCGGATGGACACGCTCGCCCACGCCTCCATCGCCGATCCGGTGACGGCGCTGGTGTTCGGCGCGGCGGCGCCGGTCACCGCGTCCTTCGTGGACGGCCGCCAGATCGTCGAGAACGGTCGTCTCCTCACCGCCGACGAGGACGCCATCGCCCGCTCCACCCGTCAGGAGGCCCAGCGCCTGGCCCGGATCACCGCCCAGGCCTGATCCACCACGATCCCCGGCGGTCGCCGCGTGCGGCCGAGAGCCGGAAGACTCCGGTCGGGAGGGACGGCTCCCGGCCGGGACCGTGAATCCGAGCGGGATTCACGGCAGCCGGCTCCGGGGCGCGCGCAAGCGCGCGCCCCGGAGCCGGTCACCGCTCACCGCGCATCGAACACGACTCGTGTGCCCAGCCCCCGTCACGGTCCCGCACGACCACACGCACCACCTCCTTGAAACCCACGTCGACGAAGACGTGTCAACCGACCGGAGGACCCGCCGTGGCCGCCCATCCTGTTGACGAAAAGCTTCCCGCCCTCAAAATGGCGACCAGCGGACTGCAGCACGTGGCCGCCATGTACGCCGGAGTCGTCGCCCCGCCCCTGATCATCGGCGCGGCCGTGGGCCTGACCGCGACCGACCTGACCTTCCTCACCGGCGCCTGCTTGTTCACCGCCGGCCTCGCCACCCTTCTCCAGACCCTGGGCGTCTGGAAGATCGGCGCCCGGCTGCCCTTCGTCAACGGCGTCACGTTCGCCGGGGTAGCCCCCATGACCGCCGTCGTCGCCTCCACCCGGGACAAGTCCGACGCCCTGCCGGTCATCTTCGGCGCGGTCGTCGTCGCTGGCCTCCTCGGCTTCCTGGCCGCCCCCTTCTTCAGCAAGGCGGTCCGTTTCTTCCCCCCGGTCGTCACCGGCTCCGTCATCACCCTGATCGGCGTGTCGCTGCTGCCGGTCGCCTTCGGCTGGGCCCAGGGACCCGACCCGAAGGCCGGTGACTACGGTTCGGTCACCTATCTCACCCTCGCCGGCGTCACCTTGGCCATCGTTCTGCTGTTGCGCCGCTTCACCCGCGGTTTCGTCAAGCAGATCGCCGTCCTGCTCGGCCTGATCGCCGGTACGCTCCTCGCCGTACCCTTCGGCGTCACCGACTTCGGCCCCGTCGCGCACGCCGACGTGGTGGGCTTCCCGACCCCGTTCCACTTCGGCACCCCCCAGTTCCGGCCGGCCGCCATCCTCTCGCTGTGCGTGGTGATGGTGGTGTCGATGACCGAGTCCACCGCCGACATCCTGGCGTTGGGCGAGATCGTCGAACGCCCCGCGGACGAGAGGACCATCGCGGCCGGCCTGCGCGCCGACACCCTCGGCTCCGCGCTCAGCCCGCTCTTCAACGGCTTCATGTGCAGCGCCTTCGCCCAGAACATCGGTCTGGTGGCGATGACACGGATCCGCAGCCGGTACGTCGTCGCCACCGCCGGCGGCTTCCTGGTCTTGATGGGCCTGTGCCCGATGGCCGCCTCGCTCATCGCGGTCGTGCCCCGACCCGTGCTCGGCGGCGCCGGCGTCGTGCTGTTCGGCTCGGTCGCCGCGAGTGGCATCCAGACCCTGGTGCGGGCCGGCCTCGACCGGGACGGCAACATCCTGACCGTGGCCGTCTCCCTGGCCGTCGGGATGATCCCGATCACCGCACCTGCGTTCTACCACTCCTTCCCCGAGACCGCGAAGATCGTCCTGGACTCGGGCATCTCGACCGGCTGCGTGGCCGCCGTGGTCCTCAACCTGCTCTTCAACCACCTGGGCAAGGGCCGCGAGGCACAGGACGCCACCCGTCCCGTGGAGGCGGGGGAGGAGATCGCCGCCGCACACTGAAGCGGTCGGGGCTGGTCGGGGCAAGGCGGAGCCGGGCGGGGCCGGGTAGAAACGGGCAGGGAGAGGGGAGGCGAACGCGAATCGCCCTGACCCGTCGTGGCACACCGTCTGTCCCCGGCCCCAGGCCGTGCCCGGGGGCGGCTACAGACCGAAGGGGGCTGGATCGGCCGCCAGTTCCTTGAACACCTTGCCCGGATCGGCGATCAACTTTCTCTCCTTGAGGTCCATCAGCCCGGCGACCGCGGTGATCTCGGCCGCCACCGTGCCGTCCGCCCTGCGCACCTCCTGGCGGATGCGGAAGGTTTTGCCACCACCCCATTCGAACGCGCACGTCACGTCGACCTCGTCACCGGCGAGCAGTTCCCGCCGGTAGCGAATCGTCGTTTCCAGCGCCACCGGGCCCACGCCCTGGGCGATCAGCCCGGTCTGGGTCACCCCGGCTGCCCGCAGGAGCGACCAGCGGGCGTGCTCCGCGTAGTTGATGTACACCGCCTGGTTGAGGTGGCCCTGGACGTCTGTCTCGTATCCGCGGACGGTCACGTGCACGGAAAACGGCTCGCTCACGATGTCCCCTTGTCGTGTACGGCTTGTCGGGTAGGACTTCTGGTGTCGGACTTCTGCTGTAGGACGCACTGACCCGCTGATCCTGACATGCCGTTCACACCCGGCGCGGCGAGGCCAGCAGGTACCGCACCCTCGTCCGCGGTTCGGTGTACTCACCCGCCTGCCAGCCCGCTCGCTCCAGCGTGGCCCCGCAGGCCGCCAGGGTGCCCGGGTCCGGCGCGTATACGGCCACCGCCTCCGGTTGCGCGGTCGCGCGTACCCGGTAGCCGTCCGCGTCACCTCCCGCCGGACGGTGTCCGGCCGCCTCCAGGGCGAGCGCCGCGGCCTGCACCAGATGCGTACGCTCCCAGCCGCACGGCCGGTCCACCGCGCCGTCGGGGTGGGTCATCCGGCGTAGTTCCAGCAGCCCCTGCCAGGCGCTGTGCACCTCGCGCAGCCGCGCCGGACCGGCCAGGGGAGCCCCCTCCTCACCTCCGACGCGGGGCGTGAACACCCCGGTGGACGGCGTGGGCACCTGTGGTTCGGGTACCGCCTCGCGCATGCGGTGCCCGGCCGGGGTGAGGAAGTGGTCGTGCGGCGGCCGTGGGTGCCGGAAGGCGAGCCCCCGCTTGACCAGTGCCGCGAGCTGAGCCTGAGTACCGCGCAGCCGGCCGGTGACCGGGTCGGCGGCATCGATCACCTGCCGCTGGGCGGCGGTCGGTGCTCGGGTCACGGCTCGCTCCTTCCGGGAGCCCCGGCTGGACGGGCGCAGCCGGGGAGACGGCCCCTTCGCAGGGTACGGCCCGCGTCTGACAGTGACGGGGCGGGGCATGTCGTTCGGTACCGGTGGGGAAGGTCCCCGCGGGGGGACGGCGCGCCGCCACCCGGGTGTCGCGGAGGGCCGGTTCGTGACGAACCGGGCTGGTGCCCGTATCCGGCTGCACCACTCGCATTCGGCTGTGCTGTGCCGCCCACATCCGGTCGTACCACCCGGGAACGGCCGTGCGGCCAGCGGCGATGGGTTACTGCGGTGGCCGAATGTTCCACCCCGCCACCACCGGCCGCCCGTGCTCCGTGCTGAGCCGGCACAACGTCCCCGTCGCCAGTTGGAACAGCGCCCCGTGATCCGGCTGCAGTCCCAGGCGACGGGCGGTGAGCACGCGCAGGAAGTGGCCGTGGGCGATCAAGACGACCACGCCCTCGGTGTTGGCGAGGGCCGCGTCGGCCTTGTCCAGCATCCGGTCGGCGCGTTCCCCGACCTGCTCCACGCTCTCGCCCGGATGCTCTGGGGGCCCGGGTAGGACCCCGTCCGTGAACAAGAACCAGCCGGGCCTGCGCCGGTGGATCTCCGTGGTGGTCACGCCCTCGTACCCGCCGTAGTCCCACTCGCGCAGGTCGGTGTCCACCCGTGCGTCGTGGATCCCGATGAGCTGGGCGGTCTCGCGGGCCCGCTGCAGCGGGCTGACGAACGCCGCCCCGATCCGGTGCGAGCGGATCAACGGGACCAGGCGCCTCGCCTCGTCCCGACCGTGCTCGGTGAGCGGTACGTCCGTCCAGCCGGTGTGTCGTCCGGACCGTGACCACTCGGTCTCACCGTGCCGGACCAGAAAGAGGTCACCCACGTCGAAGCCCTTCCAGCTCGCCTGCCAGCACGGTGTCACAGGCCGGCCGTGGTCCGCAGAACGGGCTGCGCCGGACGGCCGGTGTCCCGTCGGGGCCACACCGGGGAGGACGAACGGTGCTGTGAGCGCCGCGAGGGACCGGGGACCAGCTGCACACGGCCCGGTACGCGCCCGGACGACCACATGAGCCGGGACCGGGCCCCGCCGTACCGGCCGACACGGAAGGCCGAGGCCCGGCAGGAGCAGCGAGCAGCCGCCCGACCGGTGTGCCACTAGTCAGGCGTGCGCCGGCGGCGCGTGCGGCACGTCCTGCGCGAAGTCCTCCGGCCGTGCGGGGTGATCCGCGTGCCGGCGTGCGGAGGGACTACTGCCGGTACCCGCTGAGGAACCGCCCGATCCTGCCGATCGCCGCTTCCAAGTCGTCCGCGTGCGGCAACGTCAGGATGCGGAAGTGATCGGGGGAGGGCCAGTTGAAACCCGTGCCCTGGACGACCTGGATCTTCTCGCGGAGGAGAAGGTCGAGGACGAACCTTTCGTCGTCGTGGATCCGGTGCACCGTGGGATCGATGCGCGGGAACGCGTAGAGGGCTCCCCTGGGCTTCACGCAGCTCACGCCGGGGATCTCGTTGAGCTTCTGCCAGGCGGTGTTCCGCTGCTCGTGCAACCGCCCCCCGGGCAGGGTGAGGTCGCGGATGGACTGGCGTCCGCCCAGCGCGGCCTGGATCGCGTACTGGGCGGGTGCGTTGGCGCACAGGCGCATGGAGGCCAGCATGGTCAGACCCTCCAGGTAGTCCTTCGCATGCTGCCTGGGGCCCGTGACGACCAGCCAGCCGGAGCGGAAGCCTGCCACCCGGTACGTCTTCGACAGGCCGCAGAAGGTGAGCACGACCAGGTCGGGGGCGAGCGCGGCGGCGGAGTGGTGGACCGCGTCGTCGTAGAGGATCTGGTCGTAGATCTCGTCGGCGAACACCATCAGCCCGTGCTGGCGGGCCAGGTCCAGGATGCCTTCGACGACCTCCTTGGGGTAGACCGCGCCGGTGGGGTTGTTGGGGTTGATGATGACCACGGCCTTGGTACGGTCCGTGATCTTCGACGCCATGTCGGCCAGGTCCGGGTTCCAGTCGGCCTGTTCGTCGCACACGTAGTGGACCGCGCGTCCGCCGGACAGGGTCGTCGTGGCCGTCCAGAGAGGGAAGTCCGGTGCAGGGACGAGGATTTCGTCACCGTCCTCGACCAGGGCCTGTACGGCCATGGAGACCAGCTCCGAGACGCCGTTGCCCAGGTAGACGTCTTCCACGCCGACGTCGAGGCCCAGGTTCTGATAGCGCTGGGCGACCGCGCGGCGGGCGGAGAGGATGCCGCGCGAGTCCGTATAGCCGTGCGCCTGCGGCAGCATCCGGATCATGTCCTGGACGATTTCCTCCGGTGCCTCGAAGCCGAAGGCCGCGGGGTTGCCGGTGTTCAGCCGGAGCACGCTGTGCCCCGCCTCCTCCAGCGCGTTGGCGTGCTCGATCACCGGGCCGCGGATCTCGTAGCAGACCTCGCTGAGCTTGTTCGACTGTCGGAACTCCATGCGTCCCTCCGGAAACTCGTGGTGCTTGGTTTTACCAAGTGAGAGCTTGGAAAGTCCAACAACTTGTCTAGACTGCGTCGCATGCCACCTCGCCGAAGCTACGACCAGTACTGTCCCGCGGCCCGCGCCCTGGACCTCGTGGGCGACCGCTGGACCCTGCTGATCGTCCGGGAG contains:
- a CDS encoding catalase — translated: MRVFKARTLTTESGAPVADNQNSTSAGVGGPLLIQDQHLLEKLARFNRERIPERVVHARGSGAYGHFEVTDDVTSFTHADFLSEIGKRTEVFVRFSTVADSLGGADAVRDPRGFAVKFYTEQGNYDLVGNNTPVFFIKDPIKFPDFIHSQKRDPFTGKQEPDNVWDFWAHAPEATHQVTWLMGDRGIPASYRHMNGYGSHTYQWTNTAGEAFFVKYHFKTNQGIRCLSSEQAAETAGKDPSSHQTDLLQAIERGVHPSWTLYVQLMPAAEAADYRFNPFDLTKVWPHRDYPLQRVGRLVLDRNPDNVFAEVEQAAFSPNNFVPGIGPSPDKMLQGRLFAYADAHRYRLGVNHTQLPVNAPKAVPGGAQNYGRDGHMALNSQGRHAKNYEPNSYDGPVETGRPLSAPLAVNGHSGTHEAPLHTKDDAFYQAGELYRLMSAEEKSRLIANIAGGLSQVSRDDVIEKNLAHFHAADPEYGRRVEEAVRALRED
- the uraD gene encoding 2-oxo-4-hydroxy-4-carboxy-5-ureidoimidazoline decarboxylase — protein: MTSTSTPSGLARFNDLEDSAAFATLHEACASAAWARQLLAARPYATLEDLYAASDAAMAELTTADLEEAMAGHPPIGRPRPGDPASAREQRGMAGASEELKAEMLELNLTYQERFGHVFLICATGRTGEQMRDAARERIDNAPEKEREIVRTELGKINRIRLARLVEEDA
- a CDS encoding TIM barrel protein codes for the protein MGFADQRFNVNLSILFTELPLLERPAAAAASGFTAVELWWPWIDSPTPDQRQLDALKKAIEDAGVHLTGLNFYAGRLPGPDRGALSVPGAEAERFRANIEVTADFAASLDCKALNALYGNRVEGVDPAEQDALALENLVLAAQAADRIGAILLVEALNQPESPSYPLVSAPAAVEVVDRVNATTGLRNAKFLMDLYHLSMNGEDLPSVIEQYAAKTGHVQIADNPGRGAPGTGSLPLEELLDRLRKAGYDGWVGLEYKPGDRPSAETFEWLPREAR
- a CDS encoding 2-hydroxy-3-oxopropionate reductase, with product MSNTLPKIAWIGLGIMGSPMSENLIKAGYQVTGFTLEQEKLDRLAAAGGTAAGSLAEAVRDADVIVTMVPASPQVEAISYGPDGILENARKGALLIDMSSITPQTSVDLATAARDKGIRVLDAPVSGGEAGAVEAVLSIMVGGEQADFEQARPVFEALGKTIVRCGPHGSGQTVKAANQLIVAVNIQACAEAVVFLEKSGVDLEAALDVLNGGLAGSTVLTRKKDNFLGRDFKPGFRIDLHHKDMGIVTDAARNVGAALPVGAVVAQLVASLRAQGDGGLDHSALLRAVERLSGAQL
- a CDS encoding helix-turn-helix domain-containing protein, whose protein sequence is MTGDEPFIAAVKPLVDAMGGELLPPDEAGPEDVVLAWEGADAVAVRLPQLADSLDHILAAMERRRGRPLADLDRKSKQEVVRILEARGAFAVRHGVETVASALGVSRFTVYNYLNREKGA
- the pucL gene encoding factor-independent urate hydroxylase, whose translation is MAENSRPARPVVLGQNQYGKAENRVVKITRDGATHHIKDLNVSVALSGDMDDVHYSGSNAHVLPTDTTKNTVFAKAREHGIESAEQFGIHLARHFVTSQEVIHRARIRIEEYAWERIESSDANSKFIGADEVKHSFVRKGQETRLTEITYDGEQWQVISGLKDLTVLNSTNSEFWGYIKDKYTTLQEAYDRILATSVAAQWRFNWTDDEQKMPNWEKSYEQVRKHMLQAFAETYSLSLQQTLYQMGSRIINNRSEIDEVRFSLPNKHHFLVDLEPFGLKNDNEVYFAADRPYGLIEGTVVRDGCEARIPVDMTNL
- the uraH gene encoding hydroxyisourate hydrolase, whose amino-acid sequence is MSTSTTTSVSTHILDTSVGRPAESVAVHLSARTGRGTDWQALGGSATDADGRCKDLPALPEGTTHVRLDFAVEPYFEKKQADAQQDAPANRDSGAQSVFFPEVAITFAVVPGEHYHVPLLLNPFGYSVYRGS